The Rhizoctonia solani chromosome 1, complete sequence sequence TCACCTCGGGGTCGCAAAACTTTACACAGATATTGCGCGAAATGGGTATAAGATAATGTACCTCACATCACGCGCAATTGGACAAGCAGACTCTACAAGGGACTATCTAAAGGGAATAAAACAGAACAATTTCCAACTACCTGAAGGACCAGTTATTATGAGTCCAGACCGATTAATGGCCTCATTGCATCGGTAAGTTTAATTTTCTATTTCATGTTTTACCAACCAAAATGACAACATTTGTGCATTTATCAGCGAGGTGATTATGCGAAAACCCGAGGTCTTTAAGATGGCATGTCTCCGTGATATTCAGAGGCTGTTCGGTAACGAGTACCGCAACCCCTTCTATGCGGGTTTTGGCAACCGAATTACCGATGCCTTGTCTTACCGTAGCGTGAACGTCCCAAGTGACCGGATTTTTACGATCGATTCGAGTGGAGAGGTCAAGATGGAATTGCTAGAACTCGCGGGGTACAAATCATCGTAAGGGCTTTTTTTTGGTTGACGGTGAAACGATTGATCGACAGGGCTCCCGTAGGTATATTCACATGACAGATCTTGTTGATCAGATGTTCCCACCGGTCCACCGGCGCTGGGCTCCCGAATACACCGACTTTAATTTCTGGCGAGCTCCTTTACCCGAAATCGAGCTACCGGATTTAAGCCCTCCTTCACCAGCCCTTTCAGCTCACTCTAACACATCTGGCGGAAGTCGACTTGGGCGACTCGTTAGTCTTGGCAGATCAGCCTCACGCGCTTCGTCAATTGACGCCCGGCAAGCGGAGAAGGATGTTCGAAGTTTAGGAGATACTGAACGTCGAAGAACTACGTCACATCCCGGCACGATTATGAGAGCAGGTACTGCAAACGTGAGGCCAAGTAGCCCCCTTACTGGCCCTGCAATGAGCGCGGAGGATTTAGATGTGATATCCGATGCAGAAGGAAGAATgcaaggcggtgtggacatTGACCGGGAACACCGTCGACGGAAGAGCTTTGACAGTATGCCGGGGTCATTTGAGGAACGGCGATGGGTTCACGGCGCAGATGAAGAGGACTCAGATGAACTGGCAACCCAGGATGATGCTTTTGACGACGAGGGCGAGGATGGAGACGAGGGCGATGACGAACacgacgacgatgaagatGATGACGACGAAGAGCCTCAATTCGATACGTTGGCTACCGATGAGATGGAGGATACACCATTCCTATAATTTAATTATCCTTGATTTAATGGACAGTTTCTAATTCAATACTGATTCTATTGACATTTTATTCACGCATCACCGCACAGACTTCTTAGATTCGTACCATCGTCTACAATTAATTATGTTATACCTCTGTCTCGTATCGAGGATGATGATCCCAGAATACTCGTTCTTAATCAACTGGAGTTACCAGTGTAGGGGAATTCGCCCTTGTCCAGCGACTCGGTAAGGCTCAAACAAACAACCAAATAGGTATAGTCCAGTCTATGAAGGAACCAGTCCTACGATCCAAGTTAATTATACCACCATCCTGAGAGGGCCATCCATAGTGTCTACCAATCCTCCCATTCGTCGTCCTTTTTCGCCGGCGTTTGTGTCTTTGATGTATCAGATTTGGTACTAACACTGGGCTTGATATCATTGGCTTCGGCCACCCCAGTTGTTGCCCAGCCTTTATCGTCCCATTCATCCCATTCGCTGGCTTTGTTTGTCGTACCAGGTTGAGCGTTCGTGCCCGTGCTCACTTGGTTTGATCTACCATCATCGTCATGCCAAGAATTCCAACTATCCTCGTTGGAGCCCTCTGCAACGCGTCCATACTCTCCCTGACCACCGGGACCACCCGGCCCGCCTTTAGATTCGACCATGCACTAGACGCTGTGTTAACCACGTCTACACCCAGTTCTCTCCTTCCCCAATCATTGGCACCACGTCCTAACTCTGAAGCGCGTGCAGCATACTGCTCGACGACTGCCCTCAACGCAGGGTCGCGTGCGCGTTCCAGCCCAGGCTATATGAAAATTGGATTAGGATCGCCGAAATTCCAAAAGCTGCGCCTCCATACCTGTACGACGGACTCGTTTGCGACACGCGCAGCACTCGTCACGAGTGTAGAAAGAAAGCCCCAACCTTTGGAAAGTGCAGCAGCAGGATCGGTTTGCAAGTCGGCTAGACTTGGTGCTGCAGCACTGGACAGTCCAAAATTGGGGTTTGAAGATCCCGGCTGAGGAGATGGCGTTGAACCGAATCCAACGTAACGGCCGCCCTGGGAAGGAGGAAGATCGTCGGGGCGCGATGCATTGGTCTACGGCAGTGCATGGTAGAAGTTAGATGAGGTGAGGTCACAAGCAACGTGCATACCTCGCCGAGTGATGCAAAATAAGCTTCGTTCGCGACCTTTCGGTCAACTGGCGTAGGGGCACCACTTGCCGCGGGAGAAGCAGAAGCATCTCGGCTCGTACCCACTGATAAACCACCCCGTGTGCCAGCTCGCGACTTACGCAACGTGCCAGACGAATTCATTGCTGAAGTAGAATCAGGGGGTAGAGAGGGAGTCCAAGGTTGTCCGGCAAGCTTAGCACTAAGCTATACACGGAAATTCAATTTTCATCGATGGGATTCATATCTCTAGGCTCACCATCTCCCGATATTGGGTAGTGGCCCAACAATGATATTTATCATGTAGGGGCATACCTTCGCGATACCCACCAGCTTCTTTCGGTTCGTATTCCGCCAGGAACGTTTTAAAGGGGCCGTTACCGCCGATCTATAGGGCCGAGGGCGATAAGCCGGTGGAAGATTAGTTGGAGCCGGTCCACAGAACAGATTGTGACGCTGACATACATGCATACGGTTAAGTTGGTCGGCGGACCAAGTATCCATTGTACAGCTGCGCACAAAGCTAACAGCAAACATGGGTCGCAGAGAAATTGCACCAAGGATTAGTGCTCCATAGAAGAACCAACCCCAACGAGCGTAGCGGTACAGGTACAAAGAAATGAACGTACGAGATATGGACACCAAAACCCTAGGTGGGAAGCCATGTACGTTAGAAAGACCGGATTGTATTTAACTTTGAATAGTAAGTGTAGACGCACCCTATGGACACCTGGGAAAAGAGTATCAATAAATTAAACTATATGAGAGAATACCACTTACCCGCACAACTCAAACAGATGAACGATGCAACGCCGAGGCTGGCCCATTGTGGGTTAGGAGCACCACAGTCAACGCAGACTGCAACGTGGCATTTAGTGTGCATAGGAAAATCTTGTTTGATAGCATACATTTATTTTCTCCCGTCTTGATGAGCTCCAGAAGTTCTTTTTTCGCGTACGCGGTGTCGGCCATGCGAGCAGGTAATGGAATAGGGTGGATGTATGTGTTAGAGTGAGGGATGAGACGCCCGGCGCTATGTGGAAGATCAGGACCCTGAGTGCCATGTGGATGACAGGAGTGTCCTGATATGGGATCTTTGAGCCAATGGGTCGTGTGTACATGTGTTGAACCAGCACCGATTCCAATAATTATTTGAGAACACCGATCGAGCTTGTTCTTCCACGCTGTGTTTCCGGGCGGTGGGTTGCAGGGTACGGGTGCCAAACGGTAGGTAGACTGGTACATGGAACTACTATCCCAGGCTACTAGCAGTGTTGATACTGATAATGGGCAGAATTTAATTTTAGCCGTTTACCGCAGCGCATTAGAACATTCAGCGTCAATTCTCGAATACTTACAATCTACAACTGACAACTGACCCGGCCCGTCGTTCACGGTGCCTATCCACGCCTCCCTTTCTTTCAGCAGCAGCCACTGATGCTAACTTACCACTAGGATTCGCATCGGGTGTCCCGCAATTCAGGTCGCTCGCCAATACGGCTTCCCACCACCGATTAGAATCGCTCCAAATCAACTCGATTTCCAAGACAGTTTCCCCACTCAATCAGTATGTGCATTCATGTTCCCCGTTCTGCCTCTTTCCGTGCAATCCCGTGCCCCCAATGTGACGGAAAACATCGCTCTCTAATTCCATCTATGATTCTCCAACCTCTTCTTTACCCTCTGATTCTACTGTCGTCCTCCGGCGCCCCTCTCCTTTCTCGGTCAAGTTCATGTTACAACTAGTCTGCCTCCTTTCATCCtacctccggctccagcacTAAATTTCACTGCTTTATCTACCTGACTACACATCCTCAAACTTTCCCCGACGCACCTAAAAGTGTGGAACCGCCCCTTCTGGCTTAATACTGTCCACAAATTTCTAGATTCTCTACATCTTGCGCTCTCTCCTACACTCTGAATTGTCTCCTTAAGTCCCTACTATTATACTGGTTTACTTATTCACACAATGCAGCCACCCGTCCAGCAGCAGCGGACGCGGAGCAAAAAGACGTTTAAACCGCATGGTGAGATGAATGCACCACCAGCACAAATGGAGTCTTGGGGGAGACGGGAAGGTGATCTGTAAGCGGCTCCTGACCTTTTGGTACTTCATTTAATTAGACGCACCATTTTCAGAAATTATTCTCTTGAAGTTGTGCAACATCCTCTTCGGGCGCGAATGTGTGGCTTCGGTGACAAGGCGAGTTACCGCCAAAGGACACCTGCCCGTTATTTGACCTGTGTCCTTTGCACAGGACCGAAGACCCTTGGCCCCCGCGGCCGTAGCCAAAATGCTTGTAACGCGTCAAGATGATACAGTTGTGGATGCCGAGTAAGTGGTACCCCCAAGCAAACATTACTCAGGCTCTGACATAGATTCCCGCTTTATCCAAATCCATTTCAACCACAGTGATATCGATATCGCATTCTTTCTGGTAACTGTGGACCTATGGTCAGAATCCGGAACGGAAGAAATGAATCTTGTACTCCACCCATCTTCGGGTGGGCATGCAACAAGTTCATATCCAAATCGACGAACGAAACGACCCCCCACCACTGCATACAGCGCACCGCCACCTAGCCATTATGATACACAGTCCTCGACACCCGCGCCAGCACCAACTGGATATCCTCCTCGGCATGAGGGCCCTTACCCGCCCCGTGGACCCGAAGAAAATGCGGGATACCCCCAACGCCCAGACGCAGCGTACGGTGGTCCAAGACCCGAAGGAGCTGGATATACAGGGCGCCCAGATGTACGTCACCCTCCCGCTGTAATCATGTCGGTCGCGCTGAAATACCTTTTCTACTCGCACAGGACTCGCATACACAAACTCAATACGCCAATGCATATGAGGATCCCCGGGGGAACTGGCCACCTCACTATCCACCACCAGCGGGTCCAAGCGGAGGCAGCACGGCGCCGCCTGGCCCTGCCGCGGATCACTCACAATATCAAACGTTGCCACCAATTGGATCCATAATGGCGTCGCCTAGCCCTAATCCTCAACATGCGCCACACCCTCACTCACATCCCCACTCACACCAGCGCCCTTACccaccaccagcaccagcaccTGGACAATGGAATTACGGCTCGCAAAATCCTGCGTACATCGACCCAGCACTACAGCAACCTCCACACATGCAGCCCCCACACGGCCAACCCCCACCTGTGCCCGCCCCAGGACCCGCCTACTCAGAAGAGGGTGTGTATCCTAGCAATGCCCCAGGAGCTTCGTATTATGTACAAACACCTGCGGCGCTTCATGGAGCGGCGACTACCCAACACGACGGCTCGAGTGCAACGAACGGGCAATATACTCGTACCCTGGTTGGCCCGCTTTCTGCTAACGCATCGCGTCTCGTAGATGCAGAAAATCAGCCTGGTATATTCTTCCTATTCCAAGACCTCTCAGTACGTACCGAGGGTAAGTGCTCAAAGACAGTGGCCTACCCTCTTACCAAAGCTAATCGGGTTCATCTGAGTCTAGGCACATTTAGGCTACGTATGAGGCTGATGAATGTTGGAGCGTGAGTTTTCATTTCAGCCACCATATATGATTGAATGCGCAACTCTCTTCTCGTTATTCTAGGCATCCTGCTCCCAATGCACATGCCACACATGTCACCACCACATCTGCACCGGTCCTCGCCCAAACATTCACCGACCCGTTCACGGTCTACTCCGCGAAACGGTTCCCCGGTGTACCTGGTACAGTGTTGCCCTAAGTTGCTCATCCGCGTAAAGCTAATCTGGAACCCCCTGTTTTATATAGAAACGACGCCACTGTCCGTTGCCTTTGGAACGCAGGGGCAAAAGCTTCCGCTACGTAATCGTAACCCTGGTACATCGAGTAAAAAAGGGGGGCGTAAAAATCGTGGAAATGGAAGCGATTCGGAAGGTGACTCCGAGGGGGGTGACTCGGATGACTCTCGCGGTACTGGGTGATTCACACGGAGTCATTCATGTCCCAATAGTAGGCCATGTAGATGCTAGTTGGGAGTAGTCGTATACATAGACTGGATGTGTACAGGGCaaaacaaagacaaaatTTGACAGGCAGCAtcgatattccacagtcttggtTAGTCAGTCAGCTGTAAGACCGCGCTCCTTATCAATAAGTGTATGGTCTCGGACGCTTGATAATGCCATGAGACTCGCATATAGGGCATTTGGATACTCTTGCTTGATCCGGTCTAGAATGGCGTAGGCTTCGTCGGACCGCACGTCGTTGCTCGGTGTTCCTTGTCCATGTGATGCTCGTGGTGTCACCATTAGTCCCCGCTTCAATCGTTGAGCGGCCATGGCTATTTCTACAAGCGTTCGTTGGTGCGGGACCCACAGGTTTTGGGTCGGAGACATCTGATGTAATATATGCAGCGAGTAAACCATATCAGTCGGATCTGCCTCCTCTTCAAGCAATTCAGCCACACCCCGTTTTGTGAGTGAGCGCATTACACGGGGACGTTCACGGGGTTTAACAAGTGTAGTTTGGCTTTCATTTGCACTTGAAGGGATATCCGGCCCCTCCGTTAGCAAGCTGGGAGCTTCGCGGTTGCGCGTCTTGATAGCCCGATCGGTAAACTGACTGTACGGTATGAGTACTCGCTCAACGACCTCGAATGCGCGCTCCGGCTCCCCTGCGCGAACTAATGCAATCGACAAATGGTTCCAATTGTGGGCATCAAAGGCAAAACCGTCTTTCCTAGCCTTTTGCCAAGTAAGTGCGATCTCTCGATGTCGCCCAGCTTGTGATAGTGCGTCAATATAAACGGATAGTCCAATGCATAGAACGTTGGAACGCCGGCTAGTCATTGTGTCCGATTCACCGAATTTCTGGGTCGATTCAATTTGGGCATGGTGATCCTTGACTGCAAATTTGTACAGTTGTTCCCATGCTTCGACCACCAAATCGGTGCTCCCTACACGCCGATAGGCATCCATTAGGAGTGTAAATGACTCGACGGTTGGCTCTGCACCCAAGTCGAGCATCTGACGGAATTTGGCTTCGACGTTTGAGGGATGAAGAGACCGTCCATGCGCCACGAGTAGAGGAGTGAATACAGTCATTATAGGATCACTGTCGCCAGTCGTCGCTTTTCGCCATCCTTCACCCTGATGAGGGCTCGACTCTAAAAGCGATCCCATGAACCTTTCGGCTGCTTCTAAACTTTCTTCTGTGCGCTCGTTAGCGTACGCACTAAGTATTACGCGAAAGGATACGGCAGTGGGGTGGATTCCTCGGGCTTGCATTTCTTCATATATCGTCCTTGCTTGGATTTTATCGCCCTTGCGCAGATAGCCGCCCATGAGTAACGTGAGGATATATGCGTTGATAGGATTGAATTGCTTCGTAGCGGTTGCTTCCAATTCGTTGAACGCACGCCATGCGACATCCATACGACCGGCGTCACAGGCCGATTGAATAAGCATCAGGTAGCTCCGAGAATTCGGCCGTAGGCCAAAACTCTTAAGCTTCGAGAAAGCGTGGACTACTGTAGAGAGCGGGGCACCCATATGAACATAAGCCTTGAGGACATTGTTCATCGTGTCAATTTCCGGCCGAAAATCGGAGGACTTCATCGAAACCATCCAGTCAAATACACGAATGACGCCAAGCCACGATGCTCCGTTAATATGCGCGCTGAGAAGGCTATTAAGAAGCTTCCTGTCGGGTATGAATCCAGGGATGGTAAGGGCGTGGCGTATAACTTGCTCAGCACCCATGGGGTCTCTCCGCCTCGCATACATGGATACGAGGATCGTAACAGTGCGGATGTCCCGTTCAATACCCGACTTCTTCATACGCTTTAGGACACCCACGACGCTCGTAACGTCGTTTTTGAGGGCGAAGATATGTAGGATAGAGTTATATACAGCGAGATCTGGGGGGATACCGGCTTTCGCCATCCGCTTTAGCCATTCAGATGCGCCTTTCTCACTGCCGTTACGGGCGTGAGCAGCAATAACCGTAGAATAATGGTATTTGTTGGGTTTGGATGTACTCTTTCCAATGCTGGGGCGAAATAGTTCATCGAATAAAGTAACCGCGCGCTCCGCATTGCCCTGGATAGCTTCCGTCTGTAGCAGCAATTCCTGGTCTATTTGGTCCATATACTGGAGTTTAGTCATGAGCTCGTATATCTCTGCCGCTGTCTTAGAATCGCCCATTGCAGCTGCCAAACGCATTCGTAGCCGATAATGGGATTTACGTCCAGCTGCGTTGAGCGCATCGGCATCTAACGCAGTCATTGCTAGCGCAAATTGACCGTCCTTTATCAGTATGCGTATGACCAGTTGTAGCAAACGATATGAGACTGGGATGCCAGTTTGGGATACTAGAGCATATGCGTTCCCGACCTCGAGAGCAAGTCGCCGCTGAGCCGCAAAAGCGAGAAAAAGTAGAGCCAAGCGCTCAGCTCGACTCCGTTCAAATTTCGAGAATCGGTCATATACCCATACG is a genomic window containing:
- a CDS encoding pentatricopeptide repeat-containing protein 5, mitochondrial, which codes for MGKDVTIVTYKPDTQSTEEYMIVVNPDEYKKYKDGDTSVAPALIVDSFDVFHSSTGHTGQWGKASKQQLEGTFGTSKEDDVVGQILNKGVSKTGSGFASKTGNKNDKNLSQGSGESVYAGLAIDSIIEYTFHACTSPWAASLVRLWLDESSRVGSKNYVPENVSEDGVNSGMPVRSLNSSMTFRWAATSTRLRLAGRGFHSTSLEGYSQQARGAHTDGEKFLRPSAHTDIRIRKRAVAPTAFSRYNYSRTAYQRPLGKPPDDLLDENGNPLQEHQGSLNNVAVKEVNGDAQYPSKASTSGTEQPLTLSGTGSQQDHPDLIPQFIALDSRELHTEKAWDLWNKIISNELAAQVPIYFIIHFVDTCADNTLNSTRHPARGSSPQDPWIARIGSVLNYLSTSYRPLGGSEQVELGLVRIKHALLSNEGSLEVARAELENLWRLKSLDSPIFLGAIFHAIRNIVQAQPNLSNTIDLLIDYWDAIHPALVGFARYTDQTPRAPQEALLLQEAVYTLFSHEVWPSVWVYDRFSKFERSRAERLALLFLAFAAQRRLALEVGNAYALVSQTGIPVSYRLLQLVIRILIKDGQFALAMTALDADALNAAGRKSHYRLRMRLAAAMGDSKTAAEIYELMTKLQYMDQIDQELLLQTEAIQGNAERAVTLFDELFRPSIGKSTSKPNKYHYSTVIAAHARNGSEKGASEWLKRMAKAGIPPDLAVYNSILHIFALKNDVTSVVGVLKRMKKSGIERDIRTVTILVSMYARRRDPMGAEQVIRHALTIPGFIPDRKLLNSLLSAHINGASWLGVIRVFDWMVSMKSSDFRPEIDTMNNVLKAYVHMGAPLSTVVHAFSKLKSFGLRPNSRSYLMLIQSACDAGRMDVAWRAFNELEATATKQFNPINAYILTLLMGGYLRKGDKIQARTIYEEMQARGIHPTAVSFRVILSAYANERTEESLEAAERFMGSLLESSPHQGEGWRKATTGDSDPIMTVFTPLLVAHGRSLHPSNVEAKFRQMLDLGAEPTVESFTLLMDAYRRVGSTDLVVEAWEQLYKFAVKDHHAQIESTQKFGESDTMTSRRSNVLCIGLSVYIDALSQAGRHREIALTWQKARKDGFAFDAHNWNHLSIALVRAGEPERAFEVVERVLIPYSQFTDRAIKTRNREAPSLLTEGPDIPSSANESQTTLVKPRERPRVMRSLTKRGVAELLEEEADPTDMVYSLHILHQMSPTQNLWVPHQRTLVEIAMAAQRLKRGLMVTPRASHGQGTPSNDVRSDEAYAILDRIKQEYPNALYASLMALSSVRDHTLIDKERGLTAD
- a CDS encoding velvet factor, translating into MLVTRQDDTVVDADDIDIAFFLVTVDLWSESGTEEMNLVLHPSSGGHATSSYPNRRTKRPPTTAYSAPPPSHYDTQSSTPAPAPTGYPPRHEGPYPPRGPEENAGYPQRPDAAYGGPRPEGAGYTGRPDDSHTQTQYANAYEDPRGNWPPHYPPPAGPSGGSTAPPGPAADHSQYQTLPPIGSIMASPSPNPQHAPHPHSHPHSHQRPYPPPAPAPGQWNYGSQNPAYIDPALQQPPHMQPPHGQPPPVPAPGPAYSEEGVYPSNAPGASYYVQTPAALHGAATTQHDGSSATNGQYTRTLVGPLSANASRLVDAENQPGIFFLFQDLSVRTEGTFRLRMRLMNVGAHPAPNAHATHVTTTSAPVLAQTFTDPFTVYSAKRFPGVPETTPLSVAFGTQGQKLPLRNRNPGTSSKKGGRKNRGNGSDSEGDSEGGDSDDSRGTG
- a CDS encoding GTPase activating protein for Arf protein, with protein sequence MYQSTYRLAPVPCNPPPGNTAWKNKLDRCSQIIIGIGAGSTHVHTTHWLKDPISGHSCHPHGTQGPDLPHSAGRLIPHSNTYIHPIPLPARMADTAYAKKELLELIKTGENKFCVDCGAPNPQWASLGVASFICLSCAGVHRGFGVHISYVHFFVPVPLRSLGFVRSCTMDTWSADQLNRMHIGGNGPFKTFLAEYEPKEAGGYREGMPLHDKYHCWATTQYREMLSAKLAGQPWTPSLPPDSTSAMNSSGTLRKSRAGTRGGLSVGTSRDASASPAASGAPTPVDRKVANEAYFASLGETNASRPDDLPPSQGGRYVGFGSTPSPQPGSSNPNFGLSSAAAPSLADLQTDPAAALSKGWGFLSTLVTSAARVANESVVQPGLERARDPALRAVVEQYAARASELGRGANDWGRRELGCMVESKGGPGGPGGQGEYGRVAEGSNEDSWNSWHDDDGRSNQVSTGTNAQPGTTNKASEWDEWDDKGWATTGVAEANDIKPSVSTKSDTSKTQTPAKKDDEWEDW